The Cellulophaga sp. L1A9 genome window below encodes:
- a CDS encoding translocation/assembly module TamB domain-containing protein: MQTSLAAKVTKSINDTYKTDISLDKLKVSFITWDTDLKGVYIKDYQKDTLFYVKKLNTSILSIRNLINGNLEFGAITIDDLNFKLKTYKGETTSNINVFIAKLDDGKPRDPGTPPFLFTATDVLIENSKFTFIDENLESPAVLNFTDLSIDAEELKILGPEVTTNIKNLSFKSKRDLQVEHMATSFKYTKEQMTFDALEIKSTESELKGNLIMDYGPGDFLDFVNKVKFTADFVDSKLSFNEINHLYNEFGRNKEAYFSSHFSGVLNDLSLDDLFLTSDNTGVRGDFNFKNLFKSDNPFVMEAQIKNVSSSYFQLRSLMPKLLGQNIPPSFERLGEFTIRGQATVTENTINSKINLNTAIGSSYSDLEMIGIQDIDNASYKGFFSLIDFDLGYFVGSEDLGNATFDLNVEGEGFIKETLNTEVIGDVYSINFNNYTYQNLKVSGILKEQLFDGLLVSKDENMKFTFKGLADFSDLQNNFNFIADVEYADFRKLNFIKDSVSIFKGNVNMDIVGNTLDNIVGDVKFSKTSYQNKNDTYYFDDFKVSSRFEEDNVRYIDINSPDIITGYMKGKFKVAELGRLAANSVGSIYTNYKPFEISEGQELAFNFKIYNKIVEVFLPEVAFGANTFIKGDIIADKGDFKLNFKSPSIKAYGNTLDSLDIKIDNKNPLFNTFISVADLSTSYYDVKDFNLINTTLKDTLFFRTEFKGGKDFSDKFNLNFYHTFNDQRKSVIGLKTSDVSFKGNKWMLNKDGDSRNKVILNSTLDSITIEEIVMNNDADEQIRLKGQIADSTYKDLELQFKIVSLDKITPRIDSLRLGGQVDGILHIRQNDKIYRPTSNLDIKDFSINDIRLGKLEINALGNRDLSKIRLNTRLIDKDINRLDINGSLDISGENTVADLLATFNDFNLEPFAPLGEPILSNIRGYLSGSARIEGRLDNPDISGLLNLSNAGLGIPYLNVDYDFGFNSQVVLFDQTFDFQNIQLTDVMHKTKASLAGVINHNFFRDWDLDLNIDTNNNRFLILNTNYDEEQLYYGAGYLNGKGRIFGPTTALTINVEGKTAKGTSLKIPISDVASVGDYSFMNFISKNKIEETEEGRNTKKYEGLELTFDLDITPEAEVEIIVDQKTGSSLKGTGAGLVQIELNTNDKFIMNGDFVVVTGEYRFKLGGVIDKTFKVVPGGTINWEGDPLDAQLKMQAVYSLNANPAPLLDNSDYTKRIATNVIISLSESLEHPTIDYEIDFPSASSVIKSELAYKLQDPTVTANNAFFLLAQGTFVNEANGSFNQQALTGNLLQSASGILNSVIDNNDDNLDIGFSYEQGSSGSSSYQTENKAIFNFATNLSEKWLLSGSVGIPVGGGDGLTNSNVGGDFELQYLFNEDGSLKGKVFNRETADEQLIGDTQGYTQGVGLSYQVDFNSFKELKSKLFVRKPKKLKIIASDSIRTEMAKDSLMRFKPKAKS, translated from the coding sequence GTGCAAACCTCATTAGCCGCAAAGGTTACCAAGTCTATCAATGACACCTATAAAACAGATATTTCTCTAGATAAGCTCAAAGTTTCTTTTATTACTTGGGATACTGATTTAAAAGGGGTGTATATTAAAGATTATCAAAAAGACACACTTTTTTACGTTAAGAAGCTAAATACTTCAATTTTGAGTATTAGAAACTTAATTAATGGTAATTTGGAGTTTGGTGCCATTACGATAGATGACCTTAACTTTAAGCTAAAAACCTATAAAGGTGAAACCACTTCCAATATCAATGTTTTTATAGCAAAACTCGATGATGGTAAACCAAGAGATCCGGGAACACCACCTTTTTTATTTACAGCTACAGACGTACTTATCGAGAATAGTAAATTCACTTTTATAGATGAAAATCTAGAAAGTCCTGCTGTTTTAAATTTTACGGATCTAAGTATTGATGCGGAAGAATTAAAAATACTAGGTCCAGAGGTCACCACAAATATTAAAAACCTTTCATTTAAAAGTAAACGGGACTTACAGGTAGAACATATGGCTACTTCTTTTAAGTATACGAAAGAACAAATGACCTTCGATGCCTTAGAAATAAAATCTACTGAATCAGAATTGAAAGGGAATTTAATAATGGATTATGGGCCTGGTGATTTCTTAGACTTTGTGAATAAAGTGAAATTCACGGCAGACTTCGTAGACTCCAAACTCTCGTTTAATGAAATAAACCATTTGTATAATGAATTTGGAAGAAATAAAGAGGCTTATTTTTCTTCTCATTTTAGTGGTGTTTTAAATGATTTAAGCTTAGATGATTTATTCCTTACTTCAGACAATACAGGAGTGCGTGGAGATTTTAATTTCAAAAATTTATTTAAGAGCGATAATCCATTTGTAATGGAGGCGCAAATAAAGAACGTATCGAGTAGTTATTTTCAATTGAGAAGTTTAATGCCTAAGCTTTTAGGTCAAAACATACCTCCGTCATTTGAACGTTTAGGAGAGTTTACTATTCGTGGCCAAGCAACAGTAACAGAGAATACTATTAATTCAAAAATCAACCTCAATACCGCAATAGGGAGCAGTTATTCAGATTTAGAAATGATAGGAATTCAAGATATAGATAATGCTTCATATAAGGGATTCTTTTCTTTGATAGATTTTGATTTAGGATATTTTGTAGGGAGTGAAGATTTAGGCAATGCCACCTTTGATTTAAATGTAGAGGGCGAAGGTTTTATCAAAGAAACATTGAATACAGAAGTTATTGGAGATGTGTATTCCATTAATTTTAATAATTATACTTATCAAAATTTAAAGGTCTCTGGGATATTAAAAGAACAGCTTTTTGATGGTTTATTGGTTTCTAAAGATGAAAATATGAAGTTTACCTTTAAAGGGTTGGCAGATTTTTCAGATTTGCAAAACAACTTTAATTTTATTGCTGATGTAGAATATGCAGATTTTAGAAAACTTAACTTTATAAAGGATAGTGTTTCTATATTTAAGGGGAATGTAAATATGGATATTGTAGGGAATACCCTAGATAATATTGTGGGTGATGTAAAATTCTCTAAAACTAGTTATCAGAATAAAAATGATACTTATTATTTTGATGATTTTAAGGTGTCCTCTCGTTTTGAAGAGGATAACGTAAGGTATATTGATATTAATTCCCCAGACATTATTACAGGTTATATGAAGGGGAAATTTAAAGTTGCAGAACTAGGTCGGTTGGCAGCTAATTCCGTCGGAAGTATATATACCAATTATAAACCGTTTGAAATTTCAGAAGGACAGGAATTGGCCTTTAATTTTAAAATTTATAATAAAATTGTTGAAGTATTCTTGCCAGAAGTAGCTTTTGGCGCAAATACGTTTATTAAAGGGGATATTATTGCCGATAAAGGCGATTTTAAACTAAATTTTAAGTCGCCGAGCATTAAAGCTTATGGGAATACTTTAGATAGCTTAGATATTAAGATTGATAATAAAAATCCGCTTTTTAATACCTTTATTTCTGTTGCAGATTTATCGACCAGTTATTATGATGTAAAAGATTTTAATCTTATTAATACTACATTAAAAGACACTTTGTTTTTTAGAACAGAATTTAAAGGAGGCAAAGATTTTAGTGATAAATTTAATCTTAACTTCTACCATACATTTAATGATCAACGCAAATCTGTCATTGGCTTAAAAACATCTGATGTTAGTTTTAAAGGCAATAAATGGATGCTCAATAAAGATGGGGATTCTCGTAACAAGGTTATTTTAAATAGTACACTGGATAGCATCACTATAGAAGAAATTGTGATGAATAATGATGCGGATGAACAAATTCGATTGAAAGGTCAGATTGCCGATTCTACATATAAAGATTTAGAGTTGCAATTTAAAATTGTTTCCTTAGACAAAATTACCCCAAGAATAGATAGCTTACGCTTAGGAGGTCAGGTAGATGGGATATTACATATACGTCAAAATGATAAAATTTATAGGCCAACATCTAACTTAGATATTAAAGATTTTTCAATCAATGATATTCGCTTAGGAAAGCTTGAGATAAATGCTTTAGGGAATAGAGATTTAAGTAAAATAAGATTAAACACACGTTTAATTGATAAAGATATCAATCGTTTAGATATAAATGGCAGCTTGGATATTAGTGGGGAAAATACGGTAGCTGATTTATTGGCAACCTTTAATGATTTTAACTTAGAGCCTTTCGCTCCTTTGGGAGAGCCTATTCTTTCTAATATACGAGGATATCTGTCTGGTAGCGCCAGAATAGAGGGCAGGCTAGATAATCCAGATATTTCAGGATTATTAAACCTTTCCAATGCTGGATTGGGTATTCCGTATTTAAACGTCGATTATGATTTTGGGTTTAATTCTCAAGTGGTATTATTTGATCAGACTTTTGATTTTCAGAACATTCAATTAACAGACGTGATGCATAAAACAAAGGCATCGTTAGCGGGTGTTATAAACCATAACTTTTTCCGTGATTGGGATTTAGATTTAAATATAGATACCAATAACAATAGGTTCTTGATTTTAAATACAAATTATGATGAAGAACAATTGTATTATGGTGCGGGTTATTTAAATGGGAAAGGTCGCATCTTTGGTCCTACAACAGCATTGACTATAAATGTAGAGGGAAAAACAGCGAAGGGTACTTCTTTAAAAATTCCAATAAGTGATGTGGCTAGCGTTGGGGATTATTCTTTTATGAATTTCATCAGCAAAAATAAAATAGAGGAAACAGAAGAGGGCAGGAATACTAAAAAGTATGAAGGCTTAGAGTTGACTTTCGATTTAGACATTACTCCGGAAGCCGAAGTAGAAATTATTGTGGATCAAAAAACAGGAAGTAGCCTAAAAGGAACTGGAGCTGGGTTGGTTCAAATAGAACTTAATACCAATGATAAATTCATAATGAATGGAGATTTTGTTGTGGTTACAGGAGAGTACAGGTTTAAGCTTGGTGGGGTTATAGATAAAACATTTAAGGTGGTGCCTGGGGGTACTATAAATTGGGAAGGAGATCCTTTAGATGCGCAATTAAAAATGCAAGCAGTATATTCTTTAAATGCAAATCCTGCGCCCTTATTAGATAATTCTGATTATACTAAGAGAATAGCTACCAATGTAATTATCAGTTTGTCAGAATCACTGGAGCACCCTACAATCGATTATGAAATAGATTTTCCATCAGCAAGTTCGGTTATCAAGTCAGAGTTAGCCTATAAATTGCAAGATCCTACAGTGACTGCAAATAATGCTTTTTTCTTGTTGGCGCAAGGTACTTTTGTAAACGAAGCAAATGGTAGCTTTAATCAGCAAGCACTAACGGGGAACTTATTGCAATCTGCTTCAGGGATTTTAAATTCGGTGATTGATAATAATGATGACAATCTCGATATAGGCTTTTCATACGAACAAGGGAGTAGTGGGAGTTCTAGTTATCAAACGGAAAATAAAGCCATTTTTAATTTTGCAACCAATTTAAGTGAAAAATGGTTGTTAAGTGGAAGTGTGGGGATTCCAGTGGGAGGCGGTGATGGATTGACCAATTCAAATGTTGGGGGCGATTTTGAATTGCAATACCTCTTTAATGAAGATGGTTCTTTAAAAGGGAAGGTGTTTAATCGCGAGACTGCAGATGAACAATTAATTGGCGATACACAAGGATATACCCAAGGTGTAGGTTTGTCTTATCAGGTAGACTTTAATTCTTTTAAAGAACTTAAGAGCAAACTATTTGTGCGCAAACCCAAAAAGCTAAAAATAATAGCGTCAGATTCTATCCGAACAGAAATGGCGAAAGATAGCCTTATGCGTTTTAAACCTAAGGCGAAATCGTAA
- a CDS encoding N-acetylglucosamine kinase, giving the protein MILIVDSGATKSDWIALTEKGERLFLTQTLGLSPEVLTRPVIEDRLANNFELSKNREDVTALYFYGAGCGTERMQDFLKEIFKVFFPNAIAEVREDTYAAVYATTAIGDQSIVCILGTGSNCSYYDGEKLYQKVTSLGYIPMDDGSGNFFGRKLIRDYYFNKMPKELAEKFASEYNLEADVIKENLYKQPNPNTYLATFARFIVENKENSYCKGVIEKGFQQFINNYIMQFDLATKVPVSFVGSIAYYLRDELKKALERNDLIVGQILQKPIDGLVKFHQKSI; this is encoded by the coding sequence ATGATATTAATTGTAGATAGTGGCGCAACAAAATCTGATTGGATTGCTTTAACCGAAAAAGGGGAAAGACTTTTTTTAACGCAAACCTTAGGGTTAAGTCCAGAAGTATTAACCAGACCAGTTATAGAAGATAGGTTGGCGAATAATTTTGAACTTTCTAAAAATAGAGAAGATGTTACTGCTTTATATTTTTACGGAGCAGGTTGTGGAACAGAGAGAATGCAAGATTTCTTAAAAGAAATTTTTAAAGTGTTTTTTCCTAATGCCATAGCTGAGGTTCGAGAGGATACATATGCGGCGGTATATGCTACTACAGCGATAGGAGATCAAAGTATTGTGTGTATTTTAGGAACAGGTTCTAACTGTAGTTATTATGATGGTGAGAAATTATACCAGAAAGTAACCTCGTTAGGATATATTCCTATGGATGATGGTAGTGGTAATTTTTTCGGAAGAAAATTAATTAGAGATTATTACTTTAATAAAATGCCAAAAGAATTAGCAGAGAAATTTGCTAGTGAATACAATTTGGAGGCAGATGTGATTAAAGAGAATCTTTATAAGCAGCCAAATCCAAACACCTATTTAGCTACTTTTGCACGTTTTATTGTTGAGAATAAAGAAAACTCTTACTGTAAAGGCGTTATTGAAAAAGGCTTTCAGCAGTTTATAAATAATTATATCATGCAGTTTGATTTGGCCACGAAAGTCCCAGTATCCTTTGTGGGGAGTATTGCGTATTATTTGCGTGATGAACTGAAAAAGGCATTAGAGCGTAATGATTTAATAGTGGGGCAAATTTTACAAAAACCAATTGATGGTTTGGTGAAATTTCACCAAAAAAGTATTTAA
- a CDS encoding putative LPS assembly protein LptD, producing the protein MTRQTITKIGFIALQSNKQHLLLVLLLFGGIYSLFSQEGKVIILPSKTLNDSIRISATTDFSEIASKDNVQTDSIPADSLSKKETLLLDKIKYNAKDYVKLSQKDQKIYLYNEAEILYQDTELKAGTIIMDYIKNEVYAGRIKDSLGNYTQTPYFKQGDNVVIPDSIRFNFDTQKALIWNSRTEQQAGLGSLGSDSMKVYAEITKKENDSVYFLSKGKLTTSKDTINPDYYILINKAKFVPKKKVIAGFSNMYIADIPTPIALPFAYFPMSQGRTGGLIFPTFGSVDDRGYFIQNGGYYLPISDYADLELTGDLYTNGSYGLNSRSVYVKRYKYRGGFNLQYQNIINSQKGFDDYSRSTSYNIQWNHSQDQKSSPNSTFSASVNLGSSQYYQNSLRLQDIANTQNNTLSSSISYSKTFPEYPSVNMSLTASHSQLTSTDVTDDNIDITLPTFQASMERIYPFVKRDGIKKGAFENINFQYDVNAQNRLTTNDDDFLTGRMFDKARIGAKHNLPISTNFKVAKYLSVTMGGTYEDVWSLQTYNQVYDNDESAIVRDTVQGFDRFNSYNLSTSIGTTVYGTFTFGEDKKIQAIRHVMRPSISYGYTPAFDQYYDDLYDSDGAPRTDTNGDITQYTRFNGTLYGVPSLSKSNSVSFSLANTLEAKVRSKDSTDLEPKKVDILKSLNFSTSYNFNADSLKLSPVSFSGGTAILNSKMSINFAGTLDPYAIDNNGTRINTFNKANGGSLFRLTTARANMSYSLSSKDFQKDDKDKGKEDENKYDYAAASGGRTDDLFGDADFSNNRRTGDEEDEEERETKFYSNTIPWDLRLAYTVGYTNPNRQNSINSHSLMFSGNIELTPKWKVGASSGYDFVNKGFSITQLRFQRELGSFNLKFNWTPFGTYERWDFFIGISSSILQDIKWDKQSSTTN; encoded by the coding sequence ATGACAAGACAAACTATTACAAAAATAGGATTTATAGCCTTGCAATCAAACAAACAACATCTACTTTTAGTTTTACTGCTATTTGGCGGTATTTATAGTCTATTCAGCCAAGAAGGAAAAGTTATTATACTACCTTCTAAAACGCTAAATGACTCCATTAGGATTTCTGCTACCACAGATTTTTCTGAGATTGCATCTAAGGATAATGTTCAAACAGACTCCATACCTGCCGATTCTTTGTCGAAAAAAGAAACCCTTTTATTGGATAAGATCAAATATAACGCCAAAGATTACGTAAAACTTAGTCAGAAGGATCAAAAAATATATTTATATAACGAAGCAGAAATTCTATATCAAGATACCGAGCTTAAGGCAGGTACCATAATTATGGATTATATAAAGAATGAGGTCTACGCTGGAAGAATAAAAGACTCTCTAGGGAACTATACACAGACGCCCTACTTTAAACAAGGAGATAATGTGGTTATTCCCGATTCTATTCGTTTTAATTTTGACACACAAAAGGCTTTAATTTGGAACTCCAGAACCGAACAACAAGCAGGATTAGGATCTTTAGGTAGTGATTCTATGAAGGTGTATGCTGAAATCACAAAAAAAGAAAACGATTCTGTTTATTTTTTGAGTAAAGGTAAACTAACCACTTCAAAAGATACGATAAACCCTGATTACTATATTTTAATAAACAAAGCAAAATTTGTTCCTAAGAAAAAGGTAATCGCTGGTTTTAGTAATATGTATATTGCAGACATCCCCACTCCTATAGCATTGCCTTTTGCCTATTTCCCCATGAGTCAGGGTAGAACTGGTGGATTAATTTTCCCAACTTTTGGTAGTGTTGATGATCGTGGATATTTTATACAAAATGGAGGGTATTATTTACCTATTAGTGATTATGCCGATTTAGAACTTACTGGAGATTTATATACGAACGGGAGTTATGGCCTTAATTCCAGGTCAGTCTATGTAAAACGTTATAAGTATAGAGGAGGATTCAATTTACAATATCAAAACATCATAAACAGTCAAAAAGGATTTGATGATTATAGTAGATCTACGAGTTACAATATTCAATGGAACCATTCTCAAGATCAGAAATCGAGTCCAAATTCTACCTTTTCTGCATCGGTAAACTTAGGTAGTAGTCAGTATTACCAAAACTCTTTACGATTACAAGATATTGCGAATACGCAGAATAACACCCTAAGTTCTTCCATATCTTACTCAAAGACATTTCCTGAGTATCCATCTGTAAACATGAGTTTAACGGCTTCACACAGCCAATTAACAAGTACAGATGTTACCGATGACAATATAGATATAACCCTTCCTACTTTTCAAGCCAGTATGGAACGTATTTACCCCTTTGTAAAAAGAGATGGTATAAAAAAAGGAGCATTTGAAAACATCAACTTTCAATATGATGTGAATGCCCAGAATAGATTAACCACCAATGATGACGATTTCCTAACAGGCAGAATGTTTGATAAAGCGCGAATTGGAGCAAAACATAATCTTCCCATTAGCACCAATTTTAAAGTTGCTAAATATTTAAGTGTTACCATGGGTGGTACCTATGAAGATGTATGGTCTTTACAAACCTATAATCAAGTTTACGACAACGATGAATCTGCAATTGTAAGAGATACTGTGCAAGGGTTTGACCGTTTTAATAGTTATAATTTATCAACGAGCATTGGAACAACGGTCTATGGTACGTTTACGTTCGGTGAAGACAAAAAAATTCAAGCCATCCGTCATGTCATGAGACCAAGTATTAGTTATGGCTATACGCCTGCTTTTGATCAATACTATGACGACTTATATGATTCTGATGGCGCACCTAGAACAGATACTAATGGTGATATTACCCAATACACACGTTTTAACGGAACTTTATATGGCGTTCCTAGTCTAAGTAAATCTAACTCGGTAAGCTTTTCTCTTGCCAACACTTTAGAAGCAAAAGTACGGTCTAAAGATTCTACAGACCTGGAACCTAAAAAAGTGGACATCCTAAAAAGTTTAAACTTCTCTACAAGTTACAACTTCAATGCAGATTCTTTAAAGCTAAGCCCTGTTAGTTTTAGTGGTGGTACGGCAATTTTAAACAGTAAAATGTCCATAAACTTTGCAGGTACTTTAGATCCGTACGCTATTGACAATAACGGGACTAGAATAAACACCTTCAATAAAGCCAATGGTGGTAGTCTATTTAGATTAACCACTGCAAGAGCCAACATGAGCTACAGTCTTTCTAGCAAAGATTTTCAAAAAGACGACAAGGATAAAGGAAAAGAAGACGAAAACAAATATGATTATGCTGCCGCCAGTGGTGGGAGAACAGATGACCTTTTTGGAGATGCCGATTTCAGCAACAACAGAAGGACTGGAGATGAAGAGGATGAGGAAGAACGTGAAACTAAATTTTATTCTAACACAATTCCTTGGGATCTTCGATTAGCCTATACTGTTGGTTATACCAACCCAAACAGGCAAAACAGTATTAATAGCCATAGTTTAATGTTTTCCGGAAATATTGAACTAACTCCTAAATGGAAAGTTGGCGCCTCTTCTGGTTATGATTTTGTGAATAAAGGTTTTTCAATTACACAATTACGTTTCCAGAGAGAATTAGGGAGTTTTAACCTTAAATTTAATTGGACACCTTTCGGAACCTATGAACGCTGGGATTTCTTTATCGGAATTTCTAGTTCCATCCTACAAGACATTAAATGGGATAAGCAAAGTAGTACAACTAATTAA
- the pfkA gene encoding 6-phosphofructokinase, with amino-acid sequence MTVEIKKIGVFTSGGDSPGMNAAIRSVVRTCAYMKIDCMGIYRGYQGMIEGDFKPMDARSVNNIINKGGTILKSARSMEFQTKEGRKKAYDQLQAAGIDGLVVIGGDGSFTGALIFHKEYNVPIIGIPGTIDNDIFGTTYTLGFDTALNTVVEVIDKIRDTASSHNRLFFVEVMGRDVGHIALNAGVGAGAEEILIPEENLGLERLLESLKRSKASGKSSSIVVVAEGDKTGKNVFELKEYVEEHLPIYDCRVSVLGHMQRGGSPSCFDRVLASRMGVRAVEALLEGKSSLMVGIQDNKITLTPISKAIKGHTKIDKELMRVSDIMTV; translated from the coding sequence ATGACAGTGGAGATAAAAAAAATAGGTGTATTTACATCTGGGGGAGATTCTCCTGGAATGAACGCAGCAATACGGTCTGTTGTGCGTACTTGTGCATATATGAAAATAGATTGCATGGGAATTTATCGCGGGTATCAAGGGATGATAGAAGGTGACTTCAAGCCTATGGATGCCAGAAGCGTAAATAATATTATAAATAAAGGAGGTACTATCTTAAAGTCGGCTCGCTCTATGGAGTTTCAGACAAAAGAAGGTAGAAAAAAAGCCTACGACCAACTGCAAGCAGCAGGGATTGATGGGTTAGTGGTTATAGGTGGTGATGGTAGTTTTACGGGAGCATTAATTTTTCACAAAGAATATAATGTCCCTATTATAGGGATTCCTGGAACAATTGATAATGATATTTTTGGTACAACCTATACTTTAGGTTTTGATACAGCATTAAACACTGTAGTAGAAGTAATCGATAAGATTAGAGATACGGCGAGTTCCCATAACCGTTTATTTTTTGTTGAAGTAATGGGGCGCGATGTAGGTCATATTGCTTTAAATGCAGGAGTAGGTGCAGGAGCAGAAGAGATTCTAATTCCAGAAGAGAACTTAGGTTTAGAGCGTTTGTTAGAATCACTAAAGCGCAGTAAAGCATCTGGGAAATCTTCCAGTATTGTTGTGGTAGCTGAAGGAGATAAAACAGGTAAGAATGTTTTTGAACTTAAAGAATATGTAGAAGAGCATTTACCAATCTATGATTGTCGTGTTTCTGTTTTAGGACACATGCAAAGAGGAGGCTCTCCTTCGTGTTTTGATAGAGTTCTGGCTAGTAGAATGGGGGTTAGAGCTGTGGAAGCACTTTTAGAAGGTAAGTCAAGTTTAATGGTGGGTATTCAGGACAATAAAATAACCCTTACCCCAATAAGTAAAGCAATAAAAGGTCATACAAAGATAGATAAGGAGCTTATGCGAGTTTCTGATATCATGACGGTATAA
- the gap gene encoding type I glyceraldehyde-3-phosphate dehydrogenase produces the protein MSNLKIGINGFGRIGRLVFRTSVAKEGVDVVAINDLLDVEHLAYLLKYDSVHGKFDGTVETKDGHLVVNGKTVRITAERDPKACKWDAVGAEIVAECTGIFTTLETAQYHIDGGAKKVVISAPSKDAPMFVMGVNHKDAKASDTIVSNASCTTNCLAPLAKVLNDNFGIDEALMTTVHATTATQMTVDGPSRKDWRGGRSAMLNIIPASTGAAVAVTKVIPALKGKLTGMAFRVPTADVSVVDLTVRLQKETSYEEIKKVFKAASEGELKGILGYTEEAVVSQDFIGDSRTSIFDAGAGIELNSKFFKLISWYDNEAGFSNKMLDLVQHVAKL, from the coding sequence ATGTCAAATTTGAAAATAGGAATTAACGGATTCGGTAGAATAGGTAGATTAGTATTTAGAACTAGTGTAGCTAAAGAAGGTGTAGATGTTGTTGCAATTAATGATTTATTAGATGTAGAACATTTAGCATACTTATTAAAGTACGATTCTGTTCACGGGAAGTTTGATGGTACTGTTGAAACAAAAGATGGTCACTTAGTAGTAAACGGAAAAACAGTTCGTATTACTGCAGAAAGAGATCCTAAAGCTTGTAAGTGGGATGCTGTAGGTGCAGAAATTGTTGCAGAATGTACAGGTATCTTTACAACTTTAGAAACAGCACAATATCATATTGACGGTGGTGCTAAAAAAGTAGTTATATCTGCTCCTTCTAAAGATGCTCCTATGTTCGTAATGGGTGTAAACCATAAAGATGCTAAAGCATCTGATACAATTGTATCTAATGCTTCTTGTACTACAAACTGTTTAGCGCCTTTAGCTAAAGTTTTAAACGATAACTTTGGTATCGATGAAGCTTTAATGACTACAGTGCATGCAACTACTGCAACGCAAATGACTGTTGATGGTCCTTCTAGAAAAGACTGGAGAGGTGGTCGTAGTGCAATGTTAAACATTATTCCAGCTTCTACTGGTGCTGCTGTAGCGGTAACAAAAGTAATTCCAGCTTTAAAAGGGAAACTTACAGGTATGGCTTTTAGAGTGCCAACTGCAGATGTTTCTGTTGTAGATTTAACGGTTCGTTTACAAAAAGAAACGTCTTACGAAGAAATCAAAAAAGTATTTAAAGCTGCTTCAGAAGGAGAGTTAAAAGGTATTTTAGGATATACTGAAGAGGCAGTAGTTTCTCAAGATTTCATAGGTGATTCTAGAACAAGTATTTTTGATGCAGGTGCAGGAATTGAATTGAATTCTAAATTCTTCAAATTAATATCTTGGTATGATAATGAAGCAGGATTCTCTAATAAAATGTTAGACTTAGTTCAGCACGTAGCAAAATTATAA
- a CDS encoding RidA family protein, producing the protein MKKIINTPNAPAPIGPYNQAVLAGNTLYISGQIPIDPKTGNLIEGDIKKETKQSMENLKAILDEAGMTFEHVVKTTIFIKDMNQFAQINEVYATYFNAETAPARETVEVANLPKFVNVEISMIAIV; encoded by the coding sequence ATGAAAAAAATAATTAATACCCCAAATGCCCCTGCACCAATAGGACCTTATAATCAAGCTGTTTTAGCTGGCAACACCTTATATATTTCAGGGCAAATACCTATTGATCCAAAAACAGGAAACTTGATAGAAGGTGACATAAAAAAAGAAACCAAACAATCTATGGAGAATTTAAAAGCTATTCTTGATGAAGCAGGGATGACTTTTGAACATGTAGTTAAAACGACTATCTTCATCAAGGACATGAACCAGTTTGCGCAAATTAATGAAGTTTATGCTACCTATTTTAATGCAGAAACTGCTCCTGCAAGAGAAACAGTAGAAGTTGCAAACCTTCCAAAATTTGTAAACGTAGAAATTTCGATGATTGCGATAGTATAA